The sequence ACTAGAAAATACTATGTCTAGTTTTGTAGAAATCAAGGATATAGACAAAGAATTTGTTCTGCAAAATGGCAGTAAAAATATTGTTCTCAATCAGATTAACTTAGAAATCAAACAGGGAGATTTTGTCTCTCTAATTGGTCATTCTGGTTGTGGTAAATCTACACTGCTAAATATTGTCGCCGGGTTGGAAAAACCGACACATGGTTCTGTCCAAGTCGATGGACAGTTAGTTAAAAGACCATTCCGCGATCGCATGGTAGTATTTCAGAATTATTCTCTGCTACCTTGGCTAACTGCTTGGGAGAATGTCGCTCTATTTGTTAATAAAGCCATGGGTCATAAATCTCAAACTGAACGGCGTCAAATCATTGGTTCTCATTTAGAAATGGTTGGTTTAAAAGATGCAGCACAAAAGAAACCAGCACAACTTTCTGGAGGAATGAAACAACGAGTCGCCTTGGCGCGGGCTTTAGCAATTCAGCCTAAATTGCTCTTATTAGATGAGCCATTCGGTGCTTTAGATGCGTTAACTCGCGGTTCTTTGCAAGTAGAATTGATGCGGATCTGCGACATTTGTCATATCACAACTATTATGGTAACTCATGATGTTGATGAAGCTTTGTTACTCTCCGATCAAGTAGTCATGTTGAAAAATGGCCCGGCTGCAACTATTGGTCAAATTTTAGATATTCCTTTTGCACATCCTCGCTCTCTAGAAGTTAAAAAACATTCAGAGTATGAAGTTTTGCGTCAACAAATGATGCAATTTTTGCAAAAACAAGAACAAGTTAAACACATTTAAGAATGGTTTGAAGAAACAACAAAAATGTGTTTCCCTAATTCCTAACCTCTAGACCCTAACCCCTTGCAATTAAGATAAAAATGCCCATCCCTAGTCCCTAACCTCTAACCCCTAAAAACTAAGACTTTCAAATTTTAATTATTCTTATGACAAAGCTTGATAGAAGAAAATTTATCACAGCCGCTGGTGCGACGATTTTAACTCACACCTTAACTAATAGCTCTACTGCTAACGTCCCTGCTACTAACTTAAAAAATCGTGTTTATTCAAGTTCTGGTAATAGTCCAGAAGTGACAACCGCTACTTTAGGATTTGTGCCGGTGACGAGTTGCTGTCCGTTAATTATTGCTAAAGCTAAAGGCTTTTTTGCTCAGTATGGAATGCCTAATGTCAAGGTGATGAAGCAGCCGTCTTGGGCTGTGATGCGCGATAAATTGATGTTAGGCGCGGCTGATGATGGCTTGGATGGGGGACATTTGCTATTTCCAATGATTTATTTGATGTCCACAGGAGAAATCACCTATGGACGGAAAATTCCTATGTATATCCTGGCGAGAATGAATGTTAATGGACAAGGAATATCTCTTGCTAATACTTATAAAGATTTAAAAATTGGCATCGATAGTTCACCATTAAAAGCAGCTTTTGCTAAGAAAACTCAAAGTGGTGAAACTGTCCGTTGTGCAGTTCCTTATCGTCGGGTTACAGGCGATTTTTTCATGCGTTGGTGGTTAGCTTATGGTGGTATTGATCCGGATAAAGATACATCAATTATTGTGATTCCACCGCCACAAATGGTTGCGAGTATGCGGAGTGGAAGTATGGAGGCTTTCGCTGTAGTTGATCCTTGGCACCATCGATTAATTAAACAAAAATTGGGGTATTCAACTGTGACAACTGGGGAGTTGTGGAATAATCACCCAGAAAAAGGATTTACAGTTAGGGCACAATGGGTTGATAAATATCCTCAAGCAGCTAAAGCGTTATTAGCGGCGGTTATGGAAGCGCAAATCTGGTGCGATAAACCAGAAAATAAAGAGGAACTTTTCCAGATTGTATCTCAGCGGGAGTGGATTGGTGTCAAAAGTGAATTACTGCGCGATCGCTTATTAGGTAAATTTGATTACGGTAATGGACGGGTGGTAGAAAATAGCCCCCACGCCATTAAATATTGGCGTGATTCTGCTTCCTATCCGTTCAAAAGTCACGACTTGTGGTTTTTGACTGAAGATATGCGCTGGGGTTATCGTTCTCCTGATTTTGCTACCAAACCTTTAATTGATGCCGTCAATCGTGAAGATTTGTGGCGAGAAGCTGCTAAACTAATCGGCCAAGAGGCGGCTATCCCTGCTAGCACATCCCGTGGTATTGAAAAGTTTTTTAATGGTTTGGAATTTGACCCAGAAAATCCCCAAGCTTATCTTCGTGCTCCCAAAATTAGGATAGCTACGTAGTAGATAGGTGAGGAATTAAAGATTAGCAGTGATAAATTAGCAAAAATCTTAGTTATACAAATTTCAAAAAGATTGCAGCAGTCTTTTTGACTACATCTTTGTAACAATAATTAATATTAATTTGAAAAAAAATGCGATGTGTGGCATTGTAAGGCCGTTCCCGCAGGATATGACCGTACTTAACAAGTGCAAATATATCTTGTTCTCAAAAGGTTGACGGAAGTAAGGATAAAGTAATAATTTTTACAAGCCATAGTCAGGGAAAAAAATAAATTTTTCTTGATTTATACAAATCCCTGTCTTGAAAAGTTTTGTGCGTCCGGGTAACAGGGGCGCAAACTTTTCGCTTCATAGCTAAAGTAATTTCATTCTTCATCCTTCATTCTGCACTTGACATTTTCCCAGAAATTCAAGAATTATCTTAGGGAAATCAGGTAGTCGCTTTCAAGGAAACCATGCACACAGTTATTCGCGTTCTGGTTGAAGTGCTGATTGTTATTGGGTTGTCTCGGCTAGTAGGATTAGCATTTAAATCGATTAAGCAACCATTAGTTATTGGTGAGATTGTCGCCGGGATTATGCTTGGCCCTTCTCTATTTGGTTTAATTGCGCCATCAGTAGCAGCTAATTTATTTCCCCCAGAAACGATACCTTTCTTAAATGTTTTGTCTCAGGTGGGACTGATATTTTTTATGTTTCTGATTGGGCTAGAACTAAATCCTAAATACCTCAGTGGTCAATTAGAAACAGCTATCTTAACTTCTCACGTGAGTATTTTAGTACCGTTTTCTTTAGGAACGGTGTTGGCAATACTGCTTTATCCGCTCGTTTCTAATGGTAGCGTTTCTTTTACCGCCTTTGCGCTGTTTTTAGGGGCAGCGATGTCCATTACCGCTTTCCCAGTCTTAGCACGGATTATTACAGAAAATAATTTACAGGGAACGCGCCTAGGAACACTAGCGCTAACTTGTGCAGCGGTAGATGATGTCACAGCTTGGTGTGTTTTAGCAGTAGCGATCGCCGTGGCTAGAGGTGGTGGTATCCTTAGTGCATTACCCACCATCGTTGAAAGTGTAGTTTATATCGGTTTCATGCTGACTGTGGGTCGTTGGTTCCTAGAACGCCTAGCCGCTTACTATGAACGCACCGGACGCCTGAGCCAGCTATTAGTGGCTTTAATTTACATGGCGGTAGTTGCTTCCGCCCTCATCACCGAACTAATTGGCATTCACTTGATATTTGGCGCCTTTTTACTAGGCGCAGCCATGCCCAAAAATGCCGATTTAGTGAGAGAATTAGCCGAAAAAACCGAAGATTTTGTTTTAGTATTTTTGCTACCAATATTTTTTGCCTTCAGCGGTTTACGGACAGAGATAGGTTTACTCAATCGCCCGGATTTGTGGGCATTATGTGCCTTAGTATTACTAGTAGCGATCGCTGGTAAATATGTAGGTACTTATGTAGCAGCCCGTGTCAGTGGAATTAATAACCGCGAAGCCTCAGCCCTCGGTTGGTTAATGAACACTCGCGGTTTGACAGAGCTGATAGTACTGAATATTGGCCTAGAGTTAAAGGTTATTTCTCCATTGTTGTTTACCATGCTGGTGATTATGGCTTTAGTCACCACATTTATGACCTCGCCACTGTTAGAGTGGACATATCCCAAGCGACTCATCAGGTTAGACGTGGTGGAACCAGAATTAGAAACCGAAACCACCACCAGCAAAGAATACAAAATTTTAGTCCCAATAGCTAATCCTAGCACCCAAAAAGGACTCGTGCAGTTAGCAGTAGCGATCGCGCAACCCGGCGCAAGTATTACCCTCAACAACCAGAAATCTGCTATAGTCCATCCCCTTAACCTGATTGAATTTGAAGAAGACTACGCTTTTGAAAGTACCCCACTTGAAGCCAACCGCTTAATCGCCCACCGTCATCAGCAGCTAGAAGAATTAATTAACACTCTCGAACCGCCAGACACACGGGCTTATGTACACCCTATAGTCCGCATTTCCAGCAACGTCGCCAGAGAAACTGCACACATAGCACAAATTGAGCAAGCTGATTTAATTTTAGTAGGATGGCACCGCCCAGCCTTCAGTAGCAATCGTTTAGGGGGAAGAGTCGGTCAAATTCTTACCACCGCACCCGTAGATGTCGCCGTATTCGTCGATCGGGGTGGAGAACGGTTAGAAAGCTTGTTAGTCCCCTACTCTGCAAACATCCATGACGATTTAGCATTGATACTTGCGCTGAGATTGTTGATTAATCAAGATACATGCATGTTGCAGATTTTACAGGTAGTCTCAGAAAATCAAGTTAAAGATGAACTTAGTTATGAACTAGAGACAATGATGGGACAATTGCCCACCAGTGTACGCGATCGCATCACCATCAACATCATCGAAGCCCCAGAGCCAATTCAAGCTTTAGTCTCCGCCTCTGAAAGCGTTGATTTGACCATTGCTGGTACCAGTCGCACCTGGGGAATTGAGCGCCAAACCCTAGGAAGATACACAGACCAGCTAGCTATTGAATGTCGTTCCTCCTTACTCATTACCCGACGCTACAGTCAAGTTACCTCCCATCTAGCCTCTGTACTTCCTGATGTCAGCACTCCAGAATCCGCACTCAGCAAGTGAAATCATGAATCATTTCCATTACAAATCCCTCGCATTTTATGGCGTAGCCATCAGTTCAGTGCTGTTGTTATTTAAAGTCGTCACCCTCTACGGAGAAAAGCATCTGCAACCAGCACCGACAATTAGCGATCGCTATCGTCTCATGCTTGCAGAAAATTTACCCAACTGTGAAAAACCAACAGACCTCATCTTAAATATTCAACAATCAGGCATTTACATCAACGCTTCATTACTACCAGCAAATAGCAACATCAAACCTGCAACCAATCATCACCAAAACTCACTCACAGGAATCCTCAAGCACCAACAATTAAACTTATCTGGACACATTAATACAGCCATTCTGTGTCAAATTATTCCCACCCAAAATACTTTAGCAAACTCAACCACCTTGCAAATGCAATTCCAAAATCCCAAAACTCCCACAGGACAAATAAACATTAACGGTGTCCCACAATCTCTGCAATTTAACGCCTTCCCACAAATACCAGAATCATCATCCAACACCCATTAACTAACTCATAGTAGTTCATTACCACCATCTTGATTTGGCATTGCTGAATTGGAATATGAAATGCAAAAATCAACTCTTCTCAACTCCTACTCTCCGCGACACTGCGTGAAACAAAAATGAGAAAAAAAATCCATTCACCCTGGTTCCACCAATTCCAAATCAGCTTATTCAGTTTATCTACAGCCATTTTGCTACAACCCAGTAGCAGCAACGCTCAACCAATAGCAGCACCACTAGCTAAACTCAACGATTGGCGCTTCTACCCAGAAGCCATACAACTAGAATTCACCCTTTCCGCAGGTGTCACCCCCCACCATTTCTACTTAGCCCAACCCCCCCGCATCGTCGTCGATTTACCCGACACTAAATTAGGCTACGTACCCGCCCAACAAAGTTATTCAGGAGCAATCCAAACAGTTCGCGTTTCCCAATTAAACGCAGGTATCACTCGCATTGTTTTAGACCTAGCGCCAGGAAACTTCTCTGACCCGCAGCAACTACAACTAAGACCAATTTCTCCCCAAAACCCCACTCGCTGGGTATTACGTCCATTCATTCGGGGTTATAGTCACTCTTTGCAACCAAGAAACTACCCGCCAACACCGCAAAACGTACCAATTAGCCCCTACAATTATGCCCAAACAGCCCCTAACTTACCGCCCAGCTCATACAACTACCCCCAACCACTTAATCCCCTACCATCATCCACAAATACCAACCCACAACAGCCATTTGTTACCGTCCCACCCCTGACGCCTAATAACTCCTCTCAACTACCTAGTCCGATTCTTCCTCCACCAACTTTCTCTCAGCCAGCGGGGAATTTTCAGAATCCTGGAGCGATCGCTAAACCTAATTTTCCCACACCCACAGTCCCCGGCACCACAATCATCGAGTTCGGACAACCCATACCGCAAATTAGATACTAATGCTTCATTTCTAAATTTTAATTATAGGGATTTCCCTTTTGCCTGTTCCCCGTTAAGAGTTCCCTTTTAAGTTGTTCACAAATTGAAAGCAAGGGGACACAAAAAAGAATCTTCCCCTCACTCTTCAATTTAGAATCTTTCCGTGTCCAAAGGTGGTGCTACCGCTCCTGGTTGCGACATGAAGAAGTTTTGTGCAGACTCATTTTGGTAAATGCATCTAATATCAGGTTTGTCACTGTCCAAATTACCAGTAAAACCAAAGGTATTGAGGCGATTCTTACATTCCCTTACCTGATCTGATGTCACCAGCTTTCTTTGCTCTAAAAGCGCCCAGTTATTTTGACGGAGTACACATCCGGGACGCATACTCGGTTGAGAAACATAGACATTAAAGGGGTTGAGAGTCACAAACAGCCTCGCATCCATCACCATCGCGCTAGCACCATACTGCACGCAAATTTCCGGATTTGGCGCTTTAGTATCAATGAATTCCCGCGAAGCCACATTGGATGGGGATAAAGTGGTTGTAGAGCTAAAAGCAATGCCAATACCAATTCCCAACACAAACACCCCGCCTAAAATGGCGATGGTAGTCAGATTAAACATTGATGATTGGAACCCAGATGATCTGGAACTATTAGCCGACGATCTACTAGTCGATGTACGTCTCATTGTCGCTTAGTCACCTTCACGCCTCGGATAGAGGGGAGTTTTTTAGACTGCGCTCCCCCTTTAAGTATGCCTAGAATTGACTAGAATTGGCTGGGACTTTTTAGTCAATGGTCAGTACCATCAAGCAACTGACCACCGACTAAATCACACCAGACTAACCAGCTAAAAGCGTTTTTTCCAGAGGCGCCCACCGGAAAATGCGATCGCCTCCTCGCTCAATTACTACTTTTACTCTGGGTTCTAAACTCGGCAAAGTTGCCAAATATTCCAACTCCTGCTGAGAAAGAATATGTCCCTCAATAATCCATAACACCAGACCCTTGGACTGTGGCGGTAACTGTTCTAGGTTATAGCCAACGATAGGAGGCAAATAATATACCGCACCTACCGCTGCACCACTCCCAGTAGTTTTTTTACCTAAATGAGGTGGTCTTACTCCGTGAACTCCGGTAAGATAGGCCGCTACATCGCCCAATCCTCTGGCTGTAATATGAAGAGTGATGTAACCAGTTGCACGCAGTCGGCGTCGATACCGACCCTCATAACCCCCTTCCAGAGGTACATAAACACCGAGAGAACCAGCTTTTTCTAGTTCCCGAATGAAAGTGTTGCCAGTGGTAATTAGTGCCATAGATTTTCGTTCTGTCCCACCTAGATATCTATATTATTGACCGGGAAGCGATGATTAAGTTAGATAACTAACTGATAAATGAGATTAACCTGACTCTATGCTGTTCAATCAGCGGCATTGACCCATGAATAATAAAAATCTGGACAAAAGTAAACAAATAATTTATATTGTTAGATTGTGACCAAACGTAAAAATTAGGATATCATTTTATTTGGTAATCGAAGTTAATAGTAGCGTTAAAAGCTAATTATGTATTCCGGAAACGGACGCAGATAACTGAGATTAGCAATAGACTGGTAAACTAAAAAGGCTTTCAGGTCAAACAAGAGGAGCTAGCGGTTGAAAAAACACAGCCAAAGCAAGCTCCAGGGAAAGTTCACTCCTATAGCTCCCAAGAGACAAGCAAAACCATGAGCTATAGTTTAATGTGTTTAGTGAAGTAGAAACTGAGCGGTAATGTTGGTTTGTAGCATTGCATCAGCCTCAGTTACAGGATACTGGGCGAAAAAACGCTTAAGTCCAACTACAACACGGCAGTGGCTGTAATTAGTGTGAGCAAATCTCCTAAACCACTGCCGCCAGAAAGTGCCTAAGCAAATGCTTGGACGAAAGCGTTGCTGCACAAAGCGCAAAGCTCTCAAGCCTTGCCTTAATTCCAGAAGTTATTCCTTCCCCACGGGAAGACACTGATGGCTGTTCTGGTGACAAAATGAGTGAAAATAAACGGATTCACCAAACAGTGAAAACATGGCTATTTACGTCTCGGAGAAATTAGAGCGTCTGATGTCGCTCTAAATTTTAGAGACTCGTTCCATCTCCACCGCAGCCTAAAAAGCCAGTCTTCTAGAGTCCGATTCCAAGGTTAGCAAATAGATTAAGGAGAGCCAGTAACTGTGTCTGTAGGTATTCTCGGCACCAAGCTGGGCATGACCCAAATTTTTGACGAAGCAGGAGTAGCAATTCCTATTACTGTCGTCCAAGCGGGGCCATGCACCGTTACACAAATTAAAACGAAACAGACCGACGGTTACGCCGCCATTCAAGTTGGCTATGGTGAAGTCAAGCCAAAGGCGCTCAACAGACCCTTGCTAGGACATCTAGCGAAATCGTCTGCCCCACCATTACGCCACTTGAGTGAGTATCACACCGAAACATCGGGTGATTATGCTTTAGGTCAAGAGATTAAAGCAGATATTTTTAGTGCAGGTCAAATTGTAGACGTAATTGGTACAAGCATCGGTCGCGGTTTTGCCGGCAACCAAAAGCGCAATAACTTCGGTCGAGGGCCAATGTCACACGGTTCCAAAAACCACAGAGCGCCCGGTTCCATCGGTGCGGGTACAACACCAGGACGTGTCTATCCTGGTAAACGCATGGCAGGTCGTTTAGGCGGTAAGCAGATCACAATTCGCAAATTGACCGTAGTGCGAGTTGACTCAGAACGCAACCTACTGCTGATTAAAGGAGCAATTCCCGGTAAACCAGGCGCTCTAGTCAGCATCGTCCCGGCAAAACGAGTGGGATAGTCAGGAGTCATGAGTCATGAGTCGCTGCCAAAGACAAATGACAAGTAACTTTTGACAAATGACAAATGACAAAGGACAAAGAACAAAGATGAGTGAGAGTATAGTGAAAAATTGGCAAGGAGAGCAAGTCGGCGAGACTAGCTTTGACTTGCGGGTTGCCAAAGAGGAAACAGCGGCACACATCGTACATCGCGCCTTGGTCAGACAAATGACCAACTCTCGCCAAGGAACCGCCAGTACAAAAACTCGTTCCGAAGTCAGAGGTGGTGGTCGTAAACCCTGGCGACAAAAAGGCACCGGTCGGGCCCGTGCGGGTTCGACTCGTTCACCCCTGTGGCGTGGTGGTGGTGTCATTTTCGGCCCCAAACCCAGAGATTTTCACCTCAAATTAAACCGCAAAGAACGCCGTCTAGCACTACGAACAGCCCTAGTCAGTCGCATTGACGACCTGATTGTAGTAGAAGAATTTAGCGAACAGCTATCATCCCGCCCCAAAACAAAAGAATTAGTAGCCGCCCTAGCTCGTTGGGGCGCAGTACCAGAGCAGAAAGCATTGTTAATTCTGTCGGCAATCACCGAAAACGTCGAGTTATCAGCCCGTAATATCGAAAATTTGAAACTGATTCCCGCCGACCAGCTCAACGTTTACGACCTGCTCCACGCTGACAAAATTGTCCTGACCACATCAGCCATAGAAAAAATTCAGGAGGTCTACAGTGGCTAAGTTTGACCCCCGCAACCTGCCCGATTTAGTGCGTCGCCCCATCGTCACCGAGAAAGCGACAATCCTGATGGAGTTGAACAAATACACCTTTGAAGTCACTCTCAAAGCTACCAAACCACAAATCAGAGCAGCAATTGAAGACTTATTTCAAGTCAAAGTTGTCAAAATTAATACATCAATCCCACCACGGAAGAAGCGCCGGGTTGGTAAATTTATAGGTTACAAGCCCCAATATAAAAAAGCGATCGTTACTATCGCCCCTGGGGACGTAGAAAAGGTCAGACAAGTTCTATTCCCAGAGGTGTAAAAAAATGGGTACTCGTTCTTATCGCCCTTATACCCCCAGTACTCGTCAAGTTATAGTTTCCGATTTTGCCGAAATCACTAAAACCGAGCCGGAAAAATCGCTAACTGAATATGTCCATCGCCCCAAAGGTCGAAATAACCTGGGACGGATTACTAGCCGTCGTCGGGGTGGCGGACACAAACAGCTTTACCGCATCATTGACTTTAAAAGAGACAAGCGAGGAATTCCCGCAACAGTCGTTGCCATTGAATATGACCCTAACCGGAATGCCCGGATCGCCTTGTTATATTATCAAGATGGCGAAAAGCGCTATATTCTCCAACCCAACGGCTTGAAAGTCGGCACCACCGTCATTGCGGGGCCAGATTCGCCTTTTGAAAATGGAAATGCGTTACCACTAGCAAACATTCCCTTGGGTACTAGTGTTCACAACGTCGAACTCAAACCTGGGAAGGGCGGACAAATCGTCCGTTCGGCTGGCGCTACCGCCCAGGTAGTAGCTAAAGAAGGTAATTACGTCACACTGAAATTACCTTCAGGTGAAGTACGTTTAATTCGCCGCGAGTGCTACGCCACCATCGGTCAAGTAGGTAACACCGACGCCAGAAACTTGAGTGCAGGTAAAGCCGGACGCAATCGCTGGAAGGGTCGCCGTCCCAAGGTGAGAGGTAGTGTGATGAACCCCGTAGATCACCCACATGGTGGTGGTGAGGGTAGAGCGCCCATCGGTAGACCAGGGCCAGTCACACCTTGGGGTAAACCAACCTTGGGAGCAAAGACACGCAAACCCAAGAAAGCCAGCAGCAAATTGATTATCCGCCGTCGCCGTAAATCTTCTAAACGCGGTCGTGGTGGTCGTGAATCTTAAGAAAGTATGAAGTATGAGGGATGCAGGATGAAATAGGACGCTAGCAAATAATATTTCTTGGCGCCTTCATCCTGAAATCTTGATTCTTCTTTCACCTTCTCCGAGAGGAGACGCTACGCGAACATCCTTTAACTTTCATTTTTGACTATGGGTCGTTCTCTTAAAAAAGGTCCTTTCGTTGCTGATCATTTACTCAGCAAAATCGAAAAACTCAACGCTAAAAACGAAAAACAAGTTATTAAAACTTGGTCGAGAGCCTCAACAATTTTGCCATTGATGGTAGGTCACACCATAGCTGTACATAACGGACGCCAACATGTGCCAGTCTTTGTCAGCGAGCAGATGGTAGGACACAAGCTAGGGGAATTCGCTCCCACACGCACCTACAGGGGTCATGGCAAAAGTGACAAAAAATCAGGGAGATAGTCATAAGTCAGTAGTCATGATTTGAAGACCATTGACAAAAGGAAAAAAATATGGCAAACGATACAACCGAAGTTAAAGCGATCGCTCGTTATATCCGAGTCTCCCCGTTCAAAGTGCGCCGTGTACTTGATCAAATCCGGGGACGAACCTACCGAGACGCGTTAATCATCCTCGAATTCTTGCCCTACGGCTCCACTGAACCCATATTAAAAGTACTCAGGAGCGCCGCAGCTAATGCCGAGCATAACGCTGGATTAGACCGAGCAGAATTGCTCATCACTCAGGCATACGCAGATCAAGGCCCCGTATTGAAACGGTTCCAACCCAGAGCGCAAGGTCGAGCTTATCAAATTCGCAAACCAACATGTCATATCACCGTAGCTGTTGGTGTCCCGGCTAAATAAGCTCATACACAAAAATTGCCTAAAGTTAGAAATTTTAGAGGAAGCATTCGTGGGACAGAAAATTCATCCAGTTGGTTTTCGTCTGGGTATTACACAAGAGCATCAATCCCGTTGGTTTGCAGTTCCTGACCGCTATCCAGAACTTCTGCAAGAAGACTACAAACT is a genomic window of Fortiea contorta PCC 7126 containing:
- a CDS encoding NAD(P)H-quinone oxidoreductase subunit N, encoding MALITTGNTFIRELEKAGSLGVYVPLEGGYEGRYRRRLRATGYITLHITARGLGDVAAYLTGVHGVRPPHLGKKTTGSGAAVGAVYYLPPIVGYNLEQLPPQSKGLVLWIIEGHILSQQELEYLATLPSLEPRVKVVIERGGDRIFRWAPLEKTLLAG
- a CDS encoding AMIN domain-containing protein, coding for MRKKIHSPWFHQFQISLFSLSTAILLQPSSSNAQPIAAPLAKLNDWRFYPEAIQLEFTLSAGVTPHHFYLAQPPRIVVDLPDTKLGYVPAQQSYSGAIQTVRVSQLNAGITRIVLDLAPGNFSDPQQLQLRPISPQNPTRWVLRPFIRGYSHSLQPRNYPPTPQNVPISPYNYAQTAPNLPPSSYNYPQPLNPLPSSTNTNPQQPFVTVPPLTPNNSSQLPSPILPPPTFSQPAGNFQNPGAIAKPNFPTPTVPGTTIIEFGQPIPQIRY
- a CDS encoding 50S ribosomal protein L23 yields the protein MAKFDPRNLPDLVRRPIVTEKATILMELNKYTFEVTLKATKPQIRAAIEDLFQVKVVKINTSIPPRKKRRVGKFIGYKPQYKKAIVTIAPGDVEKVRQVLFPEV
- the rplD gene encoding 50S ribosomal protein L4, yielding MSESIVKNWQGEQVGETSFDLRVAKEETAAHIVHRALVRQMTNSRQGTASTKTRSEVRGGGRKPWRQKGTGRARAGSTRSPLWRGGGVIFGPKPRDFHLKLNRKERRLALRTALVSRIDDLIVVEEFSEQLSSRPKTKELVAALARWGAVPEQKALLILSAITENVELSARNIENLKLIPADQLNVYDLLHADKIVLTTSAIEKIQEVYSG
- the rpsS gene encoding 30S ribosomal protein S19; translated protein: MGRSLKKGPFVADHLLSKIEKLNAKNEKQVIKTWSRASTILPLMVGHTIAVHNGRQHVPVFVSEQMVGHKLGEFAPTRTYRGHGKSDKKSGR
- a CDS encoding ABC transporter ATP-binding protein yields the protein MSSFVEIKDIDKEFVLQNGSKNIVLNQINLEIKQGDFVSLIGHSGCGKSTLLNIVAGLEKPTHGSVQVDGQLVKRPFRDRMVVFQNYSLLPWLTAWENVALFVNKAMGHKSQTERRQIIGSHLEMVGLKDAAQKKPAQLSGGMKQRVALARALAIQPKLLLLDEPFGALDALTRGSLQVELMRICDICHITTIMVTHDVDEALLLSDQVVMLKNGPAATIGQILDIPFAHPRSLEVKKHSEYEVLRQQMMQFLQKQEQVKHI
- a CDS encoding cation:proton antiporter translates to MHTVIRVLVEVLIVIGLSRLVGLAFKSIKQPLVIGEIVAGIMLGPSLFGLIAPSVAANLFPPETIPFLNVLSQVGLIFFMFLIGLELNPKYLSGQLETAILTSHVSILVPFSLGTVLAILLYPLVSNGSVSFTAFALFLGAAMSITAFPVLARIITENNLQGTRLGTLALTCAAVDDVTAWCVLAVAIAVARGGGILSALPTIVESVVYIGFMLTVGRWFLERLAAYYERTGRLSQLLVALIYMAVVASALITELIGIHLIFGAFLLGAAMPKNADLVRELAEKTEDFVLVFLLPIFFAFSGLRTEIGLLNRPDLWALCALVLLVAIAGKYVGTYVAARVSGINNREASALGWLMNTRGLTELIVLNIGLELKVISPLLFTMLVIMALVTTFMTSPLLEWTYPKRLIRLDVVEPELETETTTSKEYKILVPIANPSTQKGLVQLAVAIAQPGASITLNNQKSAIVHPLNLIEFEEDYAFESTPLEANRLIAHRHQQLEELINTLEPPDTRAYVHPIVRISSNVARETAHIAQIEQADLILVGWHRPAFSSNRLGGRVGQILTTAPVDVAVFVDRGGERLESLLVPYSANIHDDLALILALRLLINQDTCMLQILQVVSENQVKDELSYELETMMGQLPTSVRDRITINIIEAPEPIQALVSASESVDLTIAGTSRTWGIERQTLGRYTDQLAIECRSSLLITRRYSQVTSHLASVLPDVSTPESALSK
- the rplB gene encoding 50S ribosomal protein L2 encodes the protein MGTRSYRPYTPSTRQVIVSDFAEITKTEPEKSLTEYVHRPKGRNNLGRITSRRRGGGHKQLYRIIDFKRDKRGIPATVVAIEYDPNRNARIALLYYQDGEKRYILQPNGLKVGTTVIAGPDSPFENGNALPLANIPLGTSVHNVELKPGKGGQIVRSAGATAQVVAKEGNYVTLKLPSGEVRLIRRECYATIGQVGNTDARNLSAGKAGRNRWKGRRPKVRGSVMNPVDHPHGGGEGRAPIGRPGPVTPWGKPTLGAKTRKPKKASSKLIIRRRRKSSKRGRGGRES
- a CDS encoding DUF3172 domain-containing protein, yielding MRRTSTSRSSANSSRSSGFQSSMFNLTTIAILGGVFVLGIGIGIAFSSTTTLSPSNVASREFIDTKAPNPEICVQYGASAMVMDARLFVTLNPFNVYVSQPSMRPGCVLRQNNWALLEQRKLVTSDQVRECKNRLNTFGFTGNLDSDKPDIRCIYQNESAQNFFMSQPGAVAPPLDTERF
- the rplC gene encoding 50S ribosomal protein L3 — its product is MSVGILGTKLGMTQIFDEAGVAIPITVVQAGPCTVTQIKTKQTDGYAAIQVGYGEVKPKALNRPLLGHLAKSSAPPLRHLSEYHTETSGDYALGQEIKADIFSAGQIVDVIGTSIGRGFAGNQKRNNFGRGPMSHGSKNHRAPGSIGAGTTPGRVYPGKRMAGRLGGKQITIRKLTVVRVDSERNLLLIKGAIPGKPGALVSIVPAKRVG
- a CDS encoding CmpA/NrtA family ABC transporter substrate-binding protein, which produces MTKLDRRKFITAAGATILTHTLTNSSTANVPATNLKNRVYSSSGNSPEVTTATLGFVPVTSCCPLIIAKAKGFFAQYGMPNVKVMKQPSWAVMRDKLMLGAADDGLDGGHLLFPMIYLMSTGEITYGRKIPMYILARMNVNGQGISLANTYKDLKIGIDSSPLKAAFAKKTQSGETVRCAVPYRRVTGDFFMRWWLAYGGIDPDKDTSIIVIPPPQMVASMRSGSMEAFAVVDPWHHRLIKQKLGYSTVTTGELWNNHPEKGFTVRAQWVDKYPQAAKALLAAVMEAQIWCDKPENKEELFQIVSQREWIGVKSELLRDRLLGKFDYGNGRVVENSPHAIKYWRDSASYPFKSHDLWFLTEDMRWGYRSPDFATKPLIDAVNREDLWREAAKLIGQEAAIPASTSRGIEKFFNGLEFDPENPQAYLRAPKIRIAT
- the rplV gene encoding 50S ribosomal protein L22, giving the protein MANDTTEVKAIARYIRVSPFKVRRVLDQIRGRTYRDALIILEFLPYGSTEPILKVLRSAAANAEHNAGLDRAELLITQAYADQGPVLKRFQPRAQGRAYQIRKPTCHITVAVGVPAK